A part of Microbacterium terregens genomic DNA contains:
- a CDS encoding alkaline phosphatase family protein, giving the protein MDESEQADGRDDRPRDTARRDFLRRAGIGAAGIAIGGSAGAAMTAAATAHPPEFDPLPKRTAPGFDHVVVVMFENRSFDNMLGWLYSADEKSQDQFNGLAQGSYSNPGPGGEAVPAYVYDGSTDTVMQSPQPDPGETYPHVNTQLFGIVDPQTNEDIRAHGLQPPFNTPPVGVTPDMSGFVKDFAINFQRDKGRAPTADEYRVAMGSFSPAMMPVLSTLAREFAVYDAWHAAVPSQTFCNRLFFHASTSHGYVTNHGGDSYYKWIDGPPAPTIFNRLEDAGIPWRIYYDGSQLVSLTGLLHSPVLRPYWKTHFREMGQFVEDAKNGDLPAYSFIEPRMVFNHNDMHPPWGAKVHEDVVDVDGDKIPVYNSALSDVRAGDKLVQDIYDAIRTSKSAKGSNAMNTALVITFDEHGGTFDHVSPPTASPPDRSGPGEMGFTFDRLGVRVPTIVVSAYTAANTVIHDEMHHGSVINTLCRQHGLAPLTLRDQSANPIFNSVNLTEPRQPYTWPQPQALYAGRNPEEDDATAAATKHKHRPLTAPAQGLTGLLLARYNPGSKAPETYAEAYDAVVRFGKGLFGTYDDPK; this is encoded by the coding sequence GTGGACGAGAGCGAACAGGCGGACGGGCGCGACGACCGTCCGCGCGACACGGCACGGCGCGACTTCCTCCGACGCGCCGGCATCGGCGCCGCCGGGATCGCGATCGGAGGCTCCGCCGGCGCCGCGATGACGGCAGCGGCGACCGCGCATCCGCCGGAATTCGATCCGCTGCCCAAGCGCACCGCGCCCGGGTTCGATCACGTCGTCGTCGTCATGTTCGAGAACCGCAGCTTCGACAACATGCTGGGGTGGCTCTACTCCGCCGACGAGAAGTCGCAGGACCAGTTCAACGGGCTCGCCCAGGGCAGCTATTCCAATCCCGGACCGGGCGGTGAAGCGGTTCCGGCATACGTCTATGACGGCTCGACCGACACGGTCATGCAGTCGCCTCAGCCGGACCCGGGCGAGACCTACCCGCACGTGAACACGCAGCTGTTCGGAATCGTCGATCCGCAGACCAACGAGGACATCCGCGCTCATGGCCTGCAGCCGCCGTTCAATACGCCCCCGGTGGGAGTGACGCCGGATATGTCGGGCTTCGTGAAGGACTTCGCGATCAACTTCCAGCGCGACAAGGGACGAGCCCCCACGGCCGACGAGTACCGCGTGGCGATGGGTTCCTTCAGCCCGGCGATGATGCCGGTGCTGTCCACGCTCGCCCGGGAGTTCGCGGTGTACGACGCCTGGCACGCGGCCGTGCCGTCGCAGACGTTCTGCAACCGCCTCTTCTTCCACGCCTCCACATCGCACGGCTACGTCACCAACCACGGCGGCGACAGCTACTACAAGTGGATCGACGGCCCTCCGGCACCGACCATCTTCAATCGACTCGAGGATGCCGGCATCCCCTGGCGCATCTATTACGACGGCTCGCAGCTGGTGTCGCTGACCGGGCTGCTGCATTCCCCTGTGCTGCGCCCCTATTGGAAGACGCATTTCCGCGAGATGGGTCAGTTCGTCGAGGACGCCAAGAACGGGGATCTGCCCGCCTACAGCTTCATCGAGCCGCGCATGGTGTTCAATCACAACGACATGCACCCGCCGTGGGGCGCGAAGGTGCACGAGGACGTCGTGGATGTCGACGGCGACAAGATCCCGGTCTACAACAGCGCCCTCTCCGACGTGCGCGCGGGAGACAAGCTCGTGCAGGACATCTACGACGCGATCCGCACGAGCAAGTCGGCGAAGGGATCGAACGCGATGAACACCGCACTCGTGATCACCTTCGACGAGCACGGCGGGACGTTCGACCACGTGTCGCCGCCGACCGCCTCGCCGCCCGACCGCTCGGGCCCCGGCGAGATGGGCTTCACCTTCGACCGCCTGGGCGTGCGGGTGCCGACGATCGTGGTGAGCGCGTACACGGCCGCGAACACGGTCATCCACGACGAGATGCACCACGGTTCGGTCATCAATACGCTCTGCCGCCAGCACGGGCTCGCCCCGCTGACGCTGCGGGACCAGAGCGCGAACCCGATCTTCAACTCCGTCAACCTCACCGAGCCCCGCCAGCCGTACACATGGCCGCAACCGCAGGCGCTGTACGCGGGAAGAAATCCCGAGGAGGACGACGCGACTGCCGCAGCGACCAAGCACAAGCACCGGCCGCTCACCGCCCCGGCGCAGGGCCTGACCGGGCTGCTGCTGGCCCGCTACAACCCCGGCAGCAAGGCACCCGAGACGTATGCCGAGGCGTATGACGCGGTCGTCCGCTTCGGCAAGGGTTTGTTCGGGACGTACGACGACCCGAAGTGA
- a CDS encoding GPW/gp25 family protein, which yields MSQEFVGRGWSFPVHADAAGRIALSSDAHEIEESIRLILATAPGERPMRPEFGCAVHDYVFAPADARTAGAIGDAVRVALAFWEPRIDVTGVTVTFDRTDEGVLLIDIGYSIRGSNDPRNLVFPFYVIPDRTSERLP from the coding sequence ATGTCGCAGGAGTTCGTCGGACGAGGCTGGTCGTTCCCCGTGCACGCCGACGCGGCCGGGCGCATCGCGCTCTCGTCGGACGCGCACGAGATCGAGGAGAGCATCCGGCTCATCCTCGCCACGGCACCCGGCGAACGGCCCATGCGACCGGAGTTCGGATGCGCCGTACACGACTACGTCTTCGCGCCCGCCGACGCCCGGACGGCGGGGGCGATCGGCGACGCCGTCCGCGTCGCCCTCGCGTTCTGGGAACCGCGCATCGACGTCACCGGGGTCACCGTGACATTCGACCGGACCGACGAGGGCGTGCTGCTCATCGACATCGGCTACAGCATCCGAGGTTCGAACGACCCGCGCAACCTCGTCTTCCCCTTCTATGTGATCCCGGACCGGACATCGGAGCGACTGCCATGA
- a CDS encoding MFS transporter: protein MGRPVVRTSAGEASSTPARFAALAVPNYRRFIGGQGISLIGSWTETVAQGVLVLSMTGSAFDLGLVAALRYLPVLLLGPYAGVIVDRHDRRRTLLVTQTSLAFLALAFGIVILTGHQTLMLAMIVAVVFGLLTAVDNPARMALIPELVGREALHSAVTLNSILANVGRGVGPLVAAALIGTVGIGWCFVANAASFGLVIALLLSMRVAQIHSEGRIPRQSGQLRAALHVVRGNRQLLGPLAMMAIVGTFAYEYEVSLPVFGEHSLSGGPDEYAWLTAGFGAGSIAAGIILLFWPQTGLTRMIVLTIAYAIALAVTAAAPSTAFANITIVFVGACSIGFLTTGNSTVQLFAPSGMRGRVTSLWTTAFIGTTPIGAVIIGGIGQAWGGRAAVAVAAVACLTAAGVGVLIRARAPEPAPDPAAAGPTHLS, encoded by the coding sequence ATGGGCCGACCGGTCGTCCGGACCTCGGCCGGGGAGGCATCCAGCACTCCGGCACGGTTCGCGGCTCTGGCCGTCCCGAATTATCGTCGCTTCATCGGCGGGCAGGGCATCAGCCTCATCGGCTCATGGACAGAGACGGTCGCCCAGGGCGTTCTGGTGCTGAGCATGACCGGATCGGCGTTCGATCTCGGACTGGTCGCGGCGCTCCGGTACCTTCCCGTCCTGCTCTTGGGCCCTTACGCCGGCGTCATCGTCGATCGGCACGATCGCCGGCGCACGCTGCTCGTGACGCAGACGTCGCTGGCCTTTCTCGCTCTCGCGTTCGGGATCGTCATCCTCACCGGCCACCAGACGCTGATGCTGGCGATGATCGTCGCCGTGGTGTTCGGTCTGCTGACCGCGGTCGACAACCCGGCCCGGATGGCGCTCATCCCCGAGCTCGTCGGCCGTGAGGCTCTGCACAGCGCCGTCACGCTGAACAGCATCCTCGCCAATGTCGGGCGAGGGGTCGGGCCGCTCGTCGCCGCGGCGCTCATCGGAACGGTGGGGATCGGCTGGTGCTTCGTCGCGAACGCGGCGAGTTTCGGACTCGTCATCGCACTGCTGCTGTCGATGAGGGTCGCCCAGATCCACTCCGAAGGCCGCATACCTCGACAGTCCGGCCAGCTGCGCGCCGCTCTGCACGTGGTCCGCGGCAACCGCCAGCTGCTCGGGCCGCTCGCGATGATGGCGATCGTCGGCACCTTCGCCTACGAGTACGAAGTCAGCCTGCCGGTCTTCGGCGAGCACTCGCTGTCCGGCGGGCCGGACGAATACGCCTGGCTGACCGCGGGGTTCGGAGCCGGTTCCATCGCCGCCGGGATCATCCTCCTGTTCTGGCCGCAGACGGGTCTCACGCGGATGATCGTCCTCACCATCGCCTACGCGATCGCCCTCGCCGTCACCGCCGCCGCCCCCTCCACCGCTTTCGCGAACATCACGATCGTCTTCGTGGGGGCCTGCAGCATCGGCTTCCTGACCACCGGCAACTCCACGGTGCAGCTGTTCGCGCCCTCGGGAATGCGTGGACGCGTCACGTCCCTGTGGACCACCGCGTTCATCGGCACGACGCCCATCGGCGCGGTGATCATCGGCGGGATCGGCCAAGCCTGGGGCGGAAGAGCAGCCGTCGCCGTCGCCGCCGTCGCCTGCCTCACCGCCGCCGGCGTCGGAGTGCTCATCCGAGCGCGAGCGCCTGAGCCCGCGCCGGACCCCGCGGCTGCAGGCCCGACTCACCTCTCCTGA
- a CDS encoding zinc ribbon domain-containing protein yields MAERICGVCGTRNDADARFCKNCDNYLGWDVGASTLDGEALTGTVPTVVGMVPAEPAPTPTTAADATSTGPAAASDPVGVPPIPAVPAAVAAAQPTQAAHGSPTVAVANSDAVVTAGAPAEVEFTIENTLTIVDGYVLEAVDPPSWLVLAHPDVHLMPGEVRSVALSLGLRNDTMVVAQRVPLTVVVRSMEDAERNATVSVIVTVPPHGPRPTLEARPTLIRLDDADSGHFSVRLDNRTANYPQTVGMSGGDPEGVVTFAFTPEVVEVPAGAMVEVAVAFTAPQPAPGQQLNRQLTVAATNDEGAITTILTLVQSTAAAPVDAPVRVQVQPSSIRLVDSAEADFEVHVDNRGGHSDVTVALSGTDPEQRLSFAFVPARFVAVPGHVTRAHGRLRAHLPPRGTSTTHPFTVIASDGTSDIEASASLEITASAAAMATAEVRAQPEKLDIGTHGDGEFSIQVDNRRGSEPLNVVFAGRSDDGLVRARFSPPNLVIAPGTVGHARMSVSSPHPPPRQVGVRQLEILVSDGTQSLTASAELTQTGPDRRRPAGRWLALIGALLVLVGALAIPWFQDVPVDLNVGALPQNVITALDAGLPPFTAAVAVAEAPLRILLAVLAVAMLFGLTGKGGLIRKAAILVVLLTVAYVVSVAVVISTFPPLSFGIPIIVVGAVLGYVGGILARPAG; encoded by the coding sequence ATGGCCGAACGCATCTGCGGAGTGTGCGGCACCAGGAACGACGCCGACGCGCGCTTCTGCAAGAACTGTGACAACTACCTCGGCTGGGATGTCGGCGCCTCCACGCTCGACGGCGAGGCCCTCACCGGTACCGTCCCGACGGTCGTGGGGATGGTCCCGGCAGAGCCCGCCCCGACCCCGACGACGGCGGCGGACGCGACGAGCACTGGTCCGGCCGCGGCATCCGATCCCGTCGGCGTTCCCCCCATCCCCGCCGTTCCCGCGGCCGTCGCGGCCGCGCAACCCACGCAGGCCGCGCACGGTTCGCCGACGGTCGCGGTCGCGAACTCCGACGCGGTGGTGACCGCGGGTGCTCCCGCCGAAGTCGAGTTCACGATCGAGAACACTCTGACCATCGTCGACGGTTACGTTCTCGAGGCCGTCGACCCGCCGTCCTGGCTCGTGCTCGCGCACCCTGACGTGCACCTCATGCCGGGCGAGGTGCGCAGCGTCGCGCTCTCGCTCGGGTTGCGGAATGACACCATGGTGGTCGCGCAGCGGGTTCCGCTCACCGTGGTGGTCCGGTCGATGGAGGATGCCGAACGCAACGCCACCGTCAGCGTCATCGTGACGGTTCCGCCGCACGGACCACGTCCCACGCTCGAGGCGCGGCCGACGCTCATCCGGCTCGATGACGCGGACTCCGGCCACTTCTCGGTCCGGCTCGACAACCGGACGGCGAACTACCCGCAGACCGTCGGGATGAGCGGCGGCGACCCCGAAGGTGTCGTGACGTTCGCGTTCACCCCCGAGGTGGTGGAGGTGCCGGCGGGTGCGATGGTCGAGGTCGCTGTGGCGTTCACGGCGCCGCAGCCGGCACCCGGCCAGCAGCTGAACCGCCAACTCACCGTGGCGGCGACCAACGACGAGGGGGCGATCACGACCATCCTCACGCTCGTGCAGAGCACCGCGGCAGCCCCGGTCGATGCGCCCGTCCGCGTGCAGGTGCAACCCAGCAGCATCCGTCTCGTCGACTCGGCCGAGGCCGACTTCGAGGTGCACGTCGACAACCGTGGCGGGCACTCGGACGTCACGGTCGCCCTGTCGGGCACCGACCCTGAGCAACGGCTCTCGTTCGCGTTCGTGCCGGCCCGGTTCGTCGCGGTGCCGGGGCATGTCACTCGAGCACACGGGCGGCTGCGCGCGCATCTGCCGCCGCGCGGCACCAGCACGACGCATCCCTTCACCGTCATCGCGTCGGACGGAACGTCGGACATCGAAGCGTCGGCGTCGCTCGAGATCACCGCGTCCGCCGCGGCGATGGCGACCGCGGAGGTGCGCGCGCAGCCCGAGAAGCTGGACATCGGCACGCACGGCGATGGCGAGTTCTCCATCCAGGTCGACAACCGCCGCGGCTCCGAGCCGCTGAACGTGGTGTTCGCGGGACGGTCCGACGATGGGCTGGTGCGCGCCAGGTTCAGCCCGCCGAACCTCGTCATCGCACCCGGTACCGTCGGTCACGCTCGCATGTCGGTGTCGAGCCCGCATCCGCCGCCGCGCCAGGTCGGTGTCCGCCAGCTCGAGATCCTGGTCTCGGACGGAACGCAGAGCCTCACCGCGAGCGCGGAACTCACGCAGACCGGTCCGGATCGTCGGCGTCCCGCCGGCAGGTGGCTGGCTCTCATCGGTGCATTGCTGGTGCTGGTCGGTGCGCTCGCGATCCCGTGGTTCCAGGATGTCCCGGTCGATCTCAACGTCGGAGCGTTGCCTCAGAACGTGATCACCGCCCTCGATGCCGGCCTGCCACCGTTCACGGCAGCGGTCGCCGTCGCCGAAGCACCGCTGCGGATCCTCCTCGCGGTGCTGGCCGTGGCGATGCTGTTCGGGTTGACGGGCAAGGGTGGACTCATTCGCAAGGCCGCGATCCTCGTCGTGCTGCTCACCGTCGCGTACGTGGTGTCAGTGGCCGTGGTGATCTCGACGTTCCCGCCGCTGTCGTTCGGCATCCCGATCATCGTGGTCGGCGCGGTGCTCGGCTATGTCGGAGGGATCCTCGCCCGCCCCGCCGGCTGA
- a CDS encoding putative baseplate assembly protein, whose amino-acid sequence MTLDVPHLDDRRFQDLVDDAKRLVAARCPEWSDHNVSDPGVTLIETFAFMTDELLYRLNRVPDKLYIAFLDLIGTTLFPPTAARADLVFWLAAPRDDAVIVPEHTEVGTPRTEQTESTVFQTTAELTIPPRTLVHIGNRSGEKAAMRGARLGADTFDAFANPPRVGDEFLLGLDEAAPGIAIGIQLDCAVRGVGVDPLDPPTVWESWNGTGWSRCDLVSDHTGGLNQPGEVVVIVPRDHVASVIAEERGGWLRCRIVEREEGVPRYKSPPLVRGASAATVGGVVSAMHARTIDDEILGLSEGVPGQSFQLQERPVVDDGEPFVVEVGTGGGWDDWVEIDSFAGSEQNGRNVMVDRARATVIFPPAVREPDGTLRTYGATPPKGVPLRVPRYRVGGGRSGNVAAGSLSVLRSTVPFVRGAENRAAAHDGTDGETVDEAKVRGPLALRTRDRAVTLEDYEQLAKRAAPGVARTHAVAEPGTLGVRLLVVPTAAVGADGRIEYADLMPGTELLGAIADELEPRRLAGTRLLIERPDYHGVTVVAKLVAHPRVAVDRLRTDALAALYRHFDPIRGGSSGTGWPFGRPVLAGEVYSVLQALPGTELVDEVLLFPADPATGKRGEPAQRIEIGADALVFSFEHRVRVTAGT is encoded by the coding sequence ATGACCCTCGACGTGCCGCACCTCGACGACCGCCGCTTCCAGGACCTCGTCGATGACGCCAAGCGCCTCGTCGCCGCGCGATGCCCGGAGTGGTCGGATCACAATGTCTCCGACCCCGGGGTGACGCTCATCGAGACGTTCGCGTTCATGACCGATGAGTTGCTGTACCGGCTGAATCGGGTGCCCGACAAGCTGTACATCGCCTTCCTCGATCTCATCGGCACGACGCTGTTCCCGCCGACGGCCGCGCGAGCCGATCTGGTCTTCTGGCTCGCCGCCCCGAGGGATGACGCGGTGATCGTGCCGGAGCACACCGAGGTCGGCACGCCGCGCACCGAGCAGACCGAGTCCACCGTGTTCCAGACGACCGCGGAGCTCACCATCCCGCCCCGCACGCTCGTCCACATCGGCAACCGGTCGGGCGAGAAGGCCGCGATGCGTGGCGCGCGACTGGGCGCCGACACGTTCGACGCGTTCGCGAACCCGCCGAGGGTGGGCGACGAATTCCTGCTCGGACTGGACGAGGCGGCACCCGGGATCGCGATCGGCATCCAGCTGGACTGTGCGGTGCGCGGCGTCGGCGTCGATCCGCTCGATCCGCCCACGGTCTGGGAGTCCTGGAACGGGACCGGCTGGTCGCGCTGCGACCTGGTCTCGGACCACACCGGCGGGCTCAACCAGCCCGGCGAGGTCGTCGTGATCGTGCCACGCGACCACGTCGCATCCGTCATCGCAGAAGAGCGGGGCGGATGGCTGCGGTGCCGGATCGTCGAACGCGAGGAAGGCGTGCCGAGGTACAAGTCGCCGCCGCTCGTGCGAGGTGCATCGGCCGCGACGGTCGGAGGAGTCGTGTCGGCCATGCACGCGCGGACGATCGACGACGAGATCCTCGGGCTTTCGGAGGGCGTGCCGGGGCAGTCGTTCCAGCTGCAGGAACGACCCGTCGTCGACGACGGCGAACCGTTCGTCGTCGAGGTCGGCACGGGCGGCGGATGGGACGACTGGGTGGAGATCGACTCGTTCGCCGGTTCCGAGCAGAACGGCCGGAACGTGATGGTCGATCGGGCGCGAGCGACCGTGATCTTCCCCCCGGCGGTCCGGGAACCCGATGGAACCCTTCGGACCTACGGTGCCACGCCGCCGAAAGGCGTGCCGCTGCGCGTGCCGCGGTATCGGGTCGGCGGCGGACGCAGCGGCAACGTCGCTGCCGGATCGCTCTCGGTGCTGCGGTCGACGGTGCCGTTCGTGCGTGGCGCCGAGAACCGCGCGGCGGCGCACGACGGCACCGATGGCGAGACCGTCGACGAGGCCAAGGTGCGCGGGCCGCTCGCGCTGCGCACGCGCGACCGCGCCGTCACGCTCGAGGACTACGAGCAGCTCGCCAAGCGCGCCGCGCCCGGGGTCGCTCGCACCCACGCCGTCGCCGAACCCGGCACGCTCGGCGTCCGCCTGCTCGTCGTGCCCACCGCCGCTGTCGGAGCCGACGGCCGCATCGAGTACGCGGACCTCATGCCCGGCACCGAACTCCTGGGCGCCATCGCCGACGAGCTCGAACCGCGGCGGCTCGCGGGCACGCGGCTGCTGATCGAGCGGCCCGACTACCACGGCGTCACCGTGGTCGCGAAGCTCGTCGCGCATCCGAGGGTGGCCGTCGATCGGCTCCGGACCGATGCCCTCGCGGCGCTCTACCGGCACTTCGACCCGATCCGGGGCGGATCGTCCGGAACCGGGTGGCCGTTCGGCAGGCCGGTGCTCGCGGGCGAGGTGTACTCGGTGCTGCAGGCGCTGCCAGGCACCGAGCTCGTCGACGAGGTGCTCCTCTTTCCGGCCGACCCCGCCACCGGCAAGCGCGGCGAGCCCGCACAGCGGATCGAGATCGGAGCGGACGCCCTGGTGTTCAGCTTCGAGCATCGCGTCCGCGTGACGGCGGGAACCTGA
- a CDS encoding BTAD domain-containing putative transcriptional regulator, whose protein sequence is MFIVAPSGAGKSTLLRRLTQSRRRAVMIHLGRSGRDPSELEAATEKAMAGFETSDAITTLAIDDVHVVAGTRGESALARMTARCDPEHHLVLASRLPLGGEFTIACESEPDLVTAPDLVLRVDEVADAFRAVGGHALPLESASQVVSETCGWAGPVHDLAIRSRFIEAEALETAVATALHGDFAALRLERALRALPPQIVRSLELTSALPTLEFGTCARLLGAESATELLDAVDGGAVMHVRELGTRVLPPILRRHLRARAGLDTEIALPSPPPITVPAGPRPAAFDDAMTRLRRGDVVGAVPLLQLALRTPAEHERHPMARLALLMIREQIAPRETTLDALAALERECLALGHHPQARVVRGAVAAASDLPERSAPEVVAECEARGDATGAAVTAGLQFVIRVRRGRATAPQANALADRLERLGLADVAAWSRAAGALLAAASGTADAHRQIVDAETASIATGVDGTRAFLDAARAHVGPPTAVQALTASARRCAREVGLPRLPALFARGGRASDPTGATAADAEPRYPHITVSCFGGFRLCADGAEIDLRVVRPQARALLRMLALNAGAPVHRELIADILWGDLGIDSAVHALHVSVSSLRRSLPSEVVGAPASLVERVGEAYRLGIADRHDCDLADFDDRLAEAAAAKLRRDSGAAANGLRSALARYAGDVLPEDGPAEWVTGARERYRVRAAEAASSLAHLELRLGDARAAVAAASRAVEIDPWLDESWRTLLLVHRRSGDVVAAARTEEGYRSMRVALGVE, encoded by the coding sequence GTGTTCATCGTGGCGCCGAGCGGCGCGGGCAAGTCGACTCTCCTGCGCCGGCTGACCCAGTCCCGTCGCCGTGCCGTGATGATCCACCTCGGCCGGTCGGGTCGGGATCCTTCCGAACTCGAGGCCGCGACGGAGAAGGCGATGGCCGGCTTCGAGACCTCAGACGCCATCACGACGCTCGCGATCGACGACGTCCACGTCGTGGCCGGCACGCGCGGCGAGTCGGCCCTCGCCCGGATGACGGCGCGCTGCGACCCCGAACACCATCTCGTGCTCGCCTCGCGACTTCCGCTCGGCGGCGAGTTCACCATCGCCTGCGAGAGCGAACCCGATCTGGTCACCGCCCCCGACCTCGTGCTGCGCGTCGACGAGGTGGCCGACGCCTTCCGGGCCGTCGGCGGCCATGCCCTGCCGCTCGAGTCCGCATCACAGGTGGTGTCCGAGACGTGCGGCTGGGCCGGGCCGGTGCACGATCTCGCGATCCGGTCGCGATTCATCGAAGCTGAGGCGCTGGAAACCGCGGTCGCCACCGCCTTGCACGGCGATTTCGCGGCGCTTCGTCTCGAGCGGGCGCTGCGCGCACTTCCGCCTCAGATCGTGCGGTCGCTCGAGCTCACCAGTGCCCTGCCCACGCTGGAGTTCGGCACGTGCGCCCGGTTGCTGGGGGCGGAATCCGCGACGGAGCTTCTCGACGCCGTCGACGGCGGAGCGGTCATGCACGTGCGAGAACTCGGAACCCGGGTGCTGCCTCCGATTCTGCGCAGACACCTGCGGGCGCGCGCCGGGCTGGACACCGAGATCGCACTCCCCTCGCCGCCGCCGATCACGGTGCCGGCAGGACCCCGGCCCGCGGCATTCGACGACGCGATGACGCGACTGCGTCGCGGCGATGTGGTCGGGGCCGTTCCGCTGCTGCAGCTCGCGCTGCGCACGCCCGCCGAACACGAGCGGCATCCGATGGCGCGTCTCGCGCTGCTGATGATCCGCGAGCAGATCGCACCGCGCGAGACGACGCTCGATGCACTCGCCGCCCTCGAGCGCGAATGCCTCGCACTCGGACACCACCCGCAGGCACGCGTCGTGCGCGGCGCCGTGGCCGCGGCATCCGATCTGCCCGAGCGGTCCGCCCCCGAGGTCGTGGCCGAGTGCGAGGCGCGCGGTGACGCCACAGGCGCTGCCGTCACCGCGGGGCTGCAGTTCGTGATCAGGGTGCGGCGAGGGCGGGCGACAGCCCCGCAGGCGAACGCGCTCGCCGACCGGCTCGAGAGACTCGGCCTCGCGGATGTCGCGGCGTGGTCGCGTGCGGCGGGGGCGCTCCTGGCCGCGGCATCCGGCACCGCCGATGCGCACCGCCAGATCGTCGACGCCGAAACCGCGTCGATCGCCACCGGCGTGGACGGAACCCGCGCGTTCCTGGACGCCGCCCGAGCCCATGTGGGGCCCCCCACCGCCGTGCAGGCTCTCACTGCCTCTGCCCGGCGGTGCGCACGGGAAGTGGGACTGCCGCGGCTTCCCGCGCTGTTCGCCCGTGGTGGTCGGGCGAGTGACCCGACAGGGGCGACAGCCGCCGACGCGGAGCCGCGGTATCCGCACATCACGGTCAGCTGCTTCGGCGGATTCCGCCTCTGCGCCGACGGGGCAGAGATCGATCTGCGTGTCGTGCGCCCTCAGGCGCGGGCCCTGCTGCGCATGCTCGCCCTCAACGCCGGCGCACCCGTGCACCGCGAGCTGATCGCCGACATCCTGTGGGGCGACCTCGGGATCGACTCAGCCGTCCATGCTCTGCACGTCAGCGTCTCGAGCCTGCGGCGGTCGCTTCCCTCCGAGGTCGTCGGTGCACCGGCATCCCTCGTCGAACGCGTGGGCGAGGCATACCGCCTCGGCATCGCCGATCGTCACGACTGCGACCTCGCCGACTTCGACGACCGGCTCGCCGAGGCGGCCGCCGCCAAGCTGCGGCGCGACTCCGGCGCCGCAGCGAACGGCCTGCGCAGCGCGCTCGCCCGCTATGCGGGGGACGTGCTCCCGGAGGACGGGCCGGCCGAATGGGTGACGGGCGCGCGCGAGCGCTACCGCGTGCGCGCCGCGGAGGCCGCGTCCTCGCTGGCCCACCTCGAGCTGCGCCTCGGCGACGCGCGCGCCGCGGTCGCCGCCGCAAGCCGGGCGGTCGAGATCGACCCATGGCTCGACGAGTCCTGGCGCACGCTCCTTCTGGTGCACCGCAGATCGGGGGACGTCGTCGCCGCGGCCCGGACCGAGGAGGGGTACCGCAGCATGCGCGTCGCGCTCGGGGTGGAATAG
- a CDS encoding phage tail protein has product MRGIVSRLGSPAPMITRLPAILQEDEFLNRALPAFDDAIAPVFATLDNLEAYVRPEYAPLDFLEWLGGWVDVAVDEEWTEAQRRRIVADAARLHRRVGTVDGIRDTLQLAAGPAATVEIAESGGTSWSTEPGASLPGSDEAVVVITITVPDGDPADLARRFERVAASVVPAYLPTHLSVLVTAGGA; this is encoded by the coding sequence ATGCGCGGCATCGTCTCGCGGCTCGGGAGCCCCGCCCCGATGATCACCCGCCTGCCCGCGATCCTGCAGGAGGACGAGTTCCTGAACCGGGCGCTGCCCGCGTTCGACGACGCCATCGCACCGGTCTTCGCCACGCTCGACAACCTCGAGGCGTACGTCCGCCCCGAGTATGCGCCCCTCGACTTCCTCGAGTGGCTCGGTGGATGGGTCGATGTCGCCGTCGACGAGGAGTGGACCGAAGCGCAGCGGCGACGCATCGTCGCGGATGCCGCGAGGCTGCACCGCCGGGTGGGAACGGTCGACGGCATCCGCGATACGTTGCAGCTGGCCGCCGGCCCCGCGGCCACCGTGGAGATCGCGGAGTCCGGCGGCACCTCGTGGTCGACCGAACCCGGTGCGTCGTTGCCCGGGTCGGACGAGGCGGTGGTCGTCATCACGATCACCGTGCCCGACGGCGACCCCGCGGATCTCGCGCGCCGGTTCGAACGTGTGGCGGCGAGCGTCGTGCCCGCGTACCTGCCGACGCACCTGTCGGTCTTGGTGACCGCAGGCGGTGCCTGA